The nucleotide sequence AGGCGGCGAAGTCCTTGCCGGCGGTGGCCACGATGGTCGGGTCTTCACCCAAAAGGCGCAGGCAATAGGCGATGTTGCCGGCCGTGCCGCCGAATTTTTCCTCCAGGCCTTCGACCAGGAAGCAGACGTTTAGGATATGGATCTTGTCGGGCAGGATGTGGTCGGCGAAGCTGCCCGGAAAGCTCATGATGCGGTCATAGGCCAGGGAGCCCGAGACGAGGATGCGCATGGGGCGTGTCTCCTTCATGCGGGGTTGTCGGTTTGGGGCGTGGTTTCGTCTTCGATCCAGCGCAGGAAATCGGGCAGCCCGTCGGTGATGGGCAGGGTGACCACGCAGGGCACCTCGTAGGGATGCAGTTCCTTGACCCGGGCGATGAGCGCCGGGGCCAGGGACTGCCGGGTCTTGGCCACGAGCACGGCCTCGTCGGCTTTTTCGATGGCCCCTTTCCAGCGGTAGACGGAACGCATCGCCGGGAAAATATTGGCGCAGGCGGCCAGGCGTTCCTCGACCAGGGCGGCCCCGATGCGGTCGGCTTCCTCGACGCTCGGGGCGGTGACGTAGGCGAAGACGGCGGTCATGGCGGCTCCTGTGGCGTGATCGCGGCGGGGTGGCCGACAAGGGGCGCGACCCTTGTTCGCGTCAACGAAAAGCGCAGAGGACGTTTCGTAAATAACAGCCTAAAACCATTTGTTATTCTTGAAAAACACCTTCGTGTTTTTTAAGGGGCGCGACGCTAAGTCCGGGTCGGAATGCCGTGGATGCGCAGGTAGCGGTACAGGCTCTGCTTGCCAAGCTCGGACAGTTCGCAGGCCCGGTGGATGTCGCCGCCGGCGGTCTGCATGAGGAGCTTGAAATAACGGTGCTCCACATCCTTTTTGTATTCGTCGAAGGGGGTGAGCACCAGTTCCTGGGCGGCTCCGCCGGCTTCGGCAACGGGAAGCATCTCGACGTCCTGGACCGTGGCCGGGGTGTCCTTGACCCGCCCGCTCATGATGCGGATGCGGATTTCCGGCGGCAGATGCTTGGGATACAGTGTGGGCTCGTACTGGGCGCGCACGATGATGTTTTCCATGAGGTTGACCAGCTCGCGCACGTTGCCCGGCCAGTCGTATTCTTCGAGGCTGTCCAGGAATTCCGGGGAAAAACCCTTGAGCGGCACTTTGTACTTCGTGCAAAAGGCGTTCATGTAATGGATGGCCAGGCCCCGGATGTCCTCGCCGCGAAGCCGCAGGGCCGGAATGTTGATGTGCATGGTGCGCAGGCGAAAGAGCAGATCGTTGCGGAATTCGCCGGCCGCGACCAGGGCTTCGAGGTCCTTGTTGGTGGCGGCGACCAGGCGGAAATCGCTGGTTTCCTCTTCCTTGGCCCCCACCGGCCGGAAGCGGTGCTCCTGGAGCACGCGCAAAAAGGCCTTTTGCTGGGAAAAGGGCAGCTCACCCACTTCATCAAGGAAAAGCGTCCCTTTGTCGGCCTGCTTGATGAGGCCTTCCTGTTTTTTTTCCGCTCCGGTAAAGGCCCCCTTGGCATGGCCAAAGAGCACCGATTCAATGAGCGTTTCGGTGAGGCTGGAGCAATCGACCACCACGAAGGGCCCGTCGGCCCGTTCGCTGTTGTCGTGGATGGCCCGGGCAAACAGTTCCTTGCCGGTGCCGGTCTCGCCGGTAATGAGCGTGTTGGCGTCGGAGTTGGCGGCCTGGGCCACCAGATCGAGGCAACTGGCCACGCGCGGGCTGCCGCCGATGATGCCCTCGCGCTTGAGGGCCACGGTGGGCGGGCGATGGGCGAATTTTTCCTTGCGGTACTGCAGGGCGCGAATGAGCGGCAGGGTCATGGACTCGGCCGTGGCCGGCTTTTCGATGTAGTCCCAAGCCCCGTTTTTGATGGCCAGTTCCGCGCCGTTGGGGTAGCTCGCGCCGGTGAAAATGATGACTTCCGGGGCGCGTTCGCGCTCGGTGATCTTGGGGATGGCGATAAGCCCGTTGCCGTCGGGCAGATCGACGTCGAGATAGAGGACGTCGTAAAATTCGCGGTCCAGGGCGTCGAGGCCCTTGGCCAGGTTGGGCATGGCGGTCACCTCATGGCCCATGCCTTCGATGACCAGCTTGCAGACTTCGCGAATGTGCGTGTCGTCGTCGATGACGAGAATCTTGGCCATGCCTCCTCCCTGTGTCGGCAAACGATAAAGCTGTAAAGCCAAGCGGCGGTTTTGTCGAGACGGGCGCGCGTCCGGGAGGATTTGACGGCTGGTTAAGAGGTTGCGTACATTGCCGCCAAGCAAGGAGGCGGACATGGCCGAGACGGAAAACACGGTCGAGGAGACGATGCCGGGGCGCAAGCGTCCGGTGCTCGTCTGGATCATCTTTCTCTTTTATCTCATCAGCAGCGTCCAGGTCATCGTGGCCATGTTTTTCGTGGCCGCCGGCGGCGTGGACATGGCCCCGGAGCAGCAGGCCTATCTGGCCAAGTTCTCGGTCCTGGACCGGGTCATCGGCTACGTCAACGCCGGGTTGACGCTGGTTGGCGTGTCCATGCTCTTGTCGCTCAAAAAGCAGGCCGTCAACGTGCTGGCCCTGGCTTTTGCCCTCAATCTCTTTTCCACGGCCGTGGTCTGGATACGCACCGATCCGGCGGCGGTGACGAGCGTGAAAGGGCTTCTCGCCCAGGGGTTGGGCATCGGCATGTTCGGGCTGGTGGTGCTGTATGCCTGGCGGTTATTGAAGCGGGGGACGCTGGCGTAATAAGTTGAGGTGCAATAGGAGTATTGTTCTTGTCTTAATTAGTGTTTATTCCGTTTGTCTTTTTTGGAGAGCTGGGGTTGCAAGTTTTTTTTGTAAATTAATTTCAATAAAATAGCAGCGTACTGAATTATAGTCGCTATTCAGTGCGCTGCTAAGCTGATACTTGTTGTTTTAGTTTGTTAGTAGGGGATATTTTTCTTTAAAGAGCAATAAGAAGCCGATCCATATTTCGTTGAATCGCTCTGTGTATATTTTTATGGTTTTTGAGAAGTCGTTTTTTCTAGCGTAATAAGCGTTTATAGTTGGTTCATATATTCCGATTTGGGATGTTGATTCGGGGGTTAATAGGCAATGTTTGTAGCTATTGTGTAGGTCGTTTATTGTCTTGAGGAGATTTCTTTCGTTCTCAGTGAGCTTGAGAGTGTCGTTTGCAAAAGGGTGTTCCTCGTCATGTATAAAATCTCCGAGTTCACTAACGTCTAGTTGTAGTGTTTGGCTGAATTTTTGAAAATTATTCTTGATATAAAGTAATTGAATCAGTGCATTCATGAGCTGCTTCATGAGGAAAATTGTTATTTCTATGGTTATTATATGTTTTGTGACAAGGTCTTTGTAGGCAATTGGATTAGTTGGTGTGTTCAGCATTTGTTGCATTTCAGAAAAAGTGCGTTGTACCTCATCTGCCTGATGGTTTAACTCCTTGGCAATAGATGCAATTCTGGGCTGAATTAAAAGTGGATTAAAGAAGCCATCAATAGCAGGAATAGCAGGTATAAACTGAGTATGAAATAAGTCAGGGAGTCTTTCTTCGACTGAAATGCGCTCAGGAGCTTTGTAAGGCGGGATTTCTTTGGTCTTTAGATTCATAATTTCCCCTTTTTTCCAAGAATATACATAACTATATACGTGCTGTCAATTTTCCCATGTGTAAATTTATTCTCATAATATCGGATAAATTCTCGATACTTCCCGGGGCTGCCCACGCGTTTTGACGGCGTGTGGGTGACCCCGGCCCCTTGCAGGCTCCGTAGCATCTCCCGGACATCGGCGTGGACCACGGTGTGGCGCGCCGTTGTCATCTCCCAGACGATCCCCGGCATGGCGGCCAGCGTCTCGCGCCACCAGTGCTCCGGCCGCATGGGGTAGACCGAGCCGAAGCCCGTGGCCCGGGAGGCCTCGTCCAGCTCCGACAGCGTCCCCTCCAGGTAAAAGGCCAGGGCGAAGCGGCCGCCCGGCCGCAGCAGCCGCAGATTGGCGGCCAGCGACCGGGCCGGATCGGCGTACCAGTGCATGGCCGAGGCCGAGGCCAGGAAATCGAAGCTGCCGGGCCTAAGCGGAGCCGCTTCGCCATTGGCCGCCAGCCGGACCACCCCGGGCGGCATGGTGGCATGGGCCAGCATCCCGGGCGAGAGGTCCAGGGCCACATAGAGGCTGTCCGACTGGCCGGCGGCCAAAAGGCGCGGGGCGAGCCGGCGGGTAAGCAGGCCGCTGCCGGCCCCGATCTCCAGCACCCGGCCGGTGAGATGCTCGGGGCAGCGGCCGGCCAGTTCCTCGGCCACCCGGGCCTGGACCACGGCCACGCTCTCGTAGCCGGCCCCGGCCCGGTCGAAACGGCGGCGGATGTCGCGGCTGCTCATGACCACAGAAGCCCTTGCAAGAGTTCCGGGCGCGGCCAGTGGCCGCCGGGGTGGACGCTGTGGGCCGCTCCGGGCAGGGCGGCCAGGACTTTCTCCACGGCCGAGGCCCGCACGATGCGGTCGGCCGCGCCGGAAACGACCGTCACATGGCCGGCGGCGACGTCGGGCGCGGCCGCTTCGGAGGCCAGCAGATAGTCCAGGCCTGCCGTGAGCGCCCCGGTCCAGGCCGGATCGTAGGCCGGCGGCGCGTCCACGGCGCAGTTTTGCCAGAAGGCGGCGATGGCTGCCGCCGGATCGGCCTTCATGCCGGCGGCCATGGCCCGCACGGCGCGGGCCGGATAGCAATCAGCGAAGCGCAAAAATGGCGCGAGAAGCACAACCCGTCCATAGCGCGGGAAAAGGGCCGCGGCGTGCTTGAGGATGATGTGCGCGCCCGTGGACCAGCCGGCCAGGACGTCGCCGCCGTCCATGAGCCGCCCGACCACAAAGGCCTCGTCGCCGTCCAGAAACGGCGCGACAAAACGCGTGCGGCCCGAAAGGCCCGGAAACAGCGCCTCGGGACCGGCAAAGCCGGAGCAGAAAACCGTTTGCGTCATGGGAAAAAGGAAACCCGAAGCCTGGAAAACCCGAGGCGGATGTGTTTGAGGTCGTCGTCGGTGAGGTCGGCTCGCAGCGACAATCGCAGCCGGGCTGTGCCCTGGGGCACGGTGGGCGGCCGTACGGCGGCCACGAGCAGGCCCTCGGCCCGAAGCAGGGCCTGGGCATGGAGCGCGACACGGTTTCTGCCGCAAAAAACCGGGATGATCTGGGTAGTCGAACCCATGGTGTCAAACCCAAGGCTGTCCAGATGGTCGCGAATCTGCCGGGAGATGCGCATGAGCCGCGCCCCAAGCCCGGGATTGGCCTTGACGTGGCGCAGGGCGGCCAGCCCTGCCGCCAGCACGGCCGGGGGCAGGGCCGTGGAAAAGATAAACGAGCGGCCCTTGTTGCGCAAAAGCTCAATGGTCTCCACCCGGGCGGCCACGTAGCCACCAAGGGACCCCAACGCCTTGCTCATGGTGCCTACCTGGACGTCCACGTCGTTGGACAGCCCAAGCGCCGCCACCAGCCCGCGCCCCCGGCCGAGCACGCCCATGGCGTGGGCTTCGTCCACCACGACAAGCGCCCCGTGGGCTTTGCCAAGCTCGACCAATCGCGCTAAGGGGGCCACGTCGCCGTCCATGCTGAAAACCGTGTCCGTGACGATGATCTTTTTTTCGGCCAAAGCTTCGCGGTCAAGCAGCCGGGAGAGATGCTCCATGTCGAGGTGCTTGTAGCGCACGAGCCGCGCCCCGGAGAGCAGGATGCCGTCGATGATGCTGGCGTGGTTTAAGCGATCGGAGAAAACGACCGTATGGCGGTCGGCCAGGGACGTGAACACGGCCAAGTTGGCGGCGTAGCCGCTGCCGGTCACCAGGGCCGCTTCCTGGTATTTGAAGGTGGCCAATTCCGCTTCCAGGGTTTCGGCCAGGGCGAAGTTGCCGGTAATGAGCCGCGAGGCTCCGGACGAACAGCCGTGGCGCGTGGCGGCCTTGTTGGACGCTTCGATGAGGTCCGGGTGGTGGGACAGGCCTAGGTAGTTATTGGAGGCGAGGTTAAGTAGCTTCGCGCCGGAGTAGACAACCTCCCGGGCCGCGCCGTCGTCCACGGGCGGAATGGTCCGGTAGCTGTCCGAATTGCGGAGTTTCGCCGCTTCGGGCACAATGTATTTGCCGAAAAAGGATGTGCTCATGTCTCACGTTTCCGGGAAGGCGGCCATGCGGATCTGGCACCCATGCACCCAGATGAAGGACCACGAGAAGCATCCTCCCGTCTTTATCGACCGGGGTCAAGGGATTTACCTCTATGACCGCCAGGGAAAGTCCTATATCGACGCCATTTCCTCGTGGTGGGTCAACCTCTTTGGGCATGCCAACCCGCGCATAGCCAAGGCCGTCACCGAGCAGCTCACGCGCCTGGAGCACGTGATTTTCGCCGGCTGCACCCACGCCCCGGCCGAGGAACTGGCCGAGCGGCTGCTGGCCGTGGTCCCCGAAGGCCTCACGCGCGTCTTTTTCGCCGACAACGGCTCCTGCGCCGTGGAAGCGGCGCTCAAGATGAGCCACGCCTACTGGCGCAACCTCGGGCGTCCCGAGAAGTGCAAATTCATCTATCTGTCCAACGGCTATCACGGCGAAACGGCCGGAGCCTTGGGCGTGTGCGGCGACCGGCTCTATGCCGCGCCGTTTACGCCCCTTGTCGTGCCGCAGATCGAAGTGGTCGGCCCGGAATGTCACGCCTGTCCGTTGGGACTTGCCCGCGAAAGCTGCGCCGCCGAGTGTTTCGGCGGCATGGAAGCGGCCATCAAGGCCCACGCGGACGAGTTGTCCGGCGTCATCATCGAACCGCTGGTGCAGTGCGCCGGGAGCTTCCGGATGCATCCGCCGGCCTATCTGGCCAAGTTGCGCCAGGCGACCACCGCCGCCGGCTGCCACCTCATTGCCGACGAGATCGCCGTGGGATTTGGGCGCACGGGAACCATGTTCGCCTGCCAGCAGGCGGCCATCACTCCCGATTTTATGTGCCTGTCCAAGGGCATCACCAGCGGCACGTTGCCGCTTTCGGTGGTGCTGACCGGCGACGCCGTGTTCGACGCCTTCTACCACGACTACCACGACGACAAGGCCTTTTTGCACAGCCACAGCTACACCGGCAATCCGCTGGCCTGCGCCGCTGCCTGCGAGACCCTGCGCATTTTCGAGGAAGACGACGTCATCATTGCCAACCGGCCCAAGATCACCCATCTGCAAGCCGCCGTGCGCCAGCGTTTCGCCGGGCACAAGCACGTGTCCGACATCCGCTCCACGGGCTGGATCACGGCCGTGTCCCTGGCCGCCGATCCGGCCGCCGGCCGGCCCTTTGACGAACGCGACCGCACGGGATTTCGCATCTACCGCGAAGCCATCAAGCGCGGCGCGTGGTTGCGAAACCTCGGCGACATGATCTATTTTATGCCGCCCTACGTGATCACGCTGGAAGAAATCGACAGGCTGACCGACATCGCCCTGGATGCGGTCGAGGCGGTGCTTGGATGAAGCGCTATTATATTACCGGAACCGGAACCGGCATCGGCAAGACGGTGTTCTCGGCCCTTTTCGCCAAGGAACTTATGAGCCAGGGCCTGCGGGTACGCTACGTCAAGCCCGTGGCCACGGGCTATCCCGAGGACGACGACGCGGCCTGGGTGGCCGGGCAGGCCGGGCTAGGGGCGGGCGAGGCGCTCACGCTCTACACGGCGGCCGAGCCGGCCTCACCGTGTTTCGTGTTCGATCCCTTTCCCTTTGCGCAGTGCGTGGCGCGCATCGAGGCGGCGGCCGAGGGCTGCGACGCGCTTTTGGTGGAAAGCGCCGGCGGCCTGGCCGTGCCCCTGGGGCAGCGGCGCTATAATTACCATTTCGCCCTGGAACTCGGGCTGGAGACGATTCTGGTCGTCCCCAACCGCCTGGGGTGCCTGTCCGACGCCATCGTCTACGGCCATTTCGCCAAACGGCACAAGCTGGCGTTGACGGCCATCGCCGTAAACGACCATTTCGCGGCCAGCCCCCGCGAGGGGGACCGCAATGCGGCGGTTATTGCCGGAGAGTATCCCAGCCAGACGATCTATCGTTACGACACGGCGTTGTCGATGCTGGCGTAACGGCGCGACGCCCGGGAAGCTCGCCGCTTTCCGGGCGTCGCACCGACCTGCCTTCCGCCCCCTCGATCCTGGCGAGCGGCATCACTCTTCCTCTTCAGGCCCGCCCCCGTCCACCAGTTCCCAGCGGATGGCGCTGACCGCGCTTTCCAGGCTCAGACGCGAGACGGCCTGCTCCAGCACCCGGTCGCAGTCGCTTTCGCAGGAAACCTGGGCTCGGACCTCCACCTTGCGCGGGTCGTCCTGATCCTCGCTGTGCAGTGAGCGCAGCTTCACGGCCGAGCTGTTGAGGATTTGCAGCAACAGCGTGCGGATGTGCTGCTCGCTCTCGCAGGTGCATACCACCACAATATAGTAGCGCACGGCCTCGGTCCGGCGCGTCGGACAGCGGTTGACCACGTTGGCCAGGGGGCGCAGCAGGATGTTGGCCAGCAAAATGGCCGCCGCGCCCAGGCCGGCGAAAAGGTACGCGCCTGAGCCGGACAAGACCCCGACAGCCGCCGCGCACCACAAGGTGGCGGCGGTGTTGAGGCCCCGGATGGTCAGGCCTTCGCGCATGATGACGCCGGCCCCCAGAAAGCCGATGCCGGAGACCACCTGGGCGGCCATGCGGGTGGGGCTGGCGTCCTGGTCCGCCAGGGCGGTGAGCGCCACGAAAAGGGCCGCGCCGACCGCCACCAGGGCGTTGGTGCGAAGCCCGGCCATGCGCTGTCGCCACTGGCGTTCCAGGCCGATGGCCGCGCCCAGAACCAGGGCCGCGCCAATGCGCAGCAGGAATTCGAAATCCGTCATGTTGCACTCCTCCAAATAGAAAACGCCCGGGGAAACGGCTGGTTCCCCGGGCGTCGCAAGGACGGGAAATCTCCCGTTCACGTCATCCCTGGGCCAGCATCTCCATGGCCTCGTCCACGCTCTTGCCGTCATGCACGATGGCCGTGACGGCTTTCAGCAACTCGGCCGGGTCCGGGGCCTGGAAAATGTTGCGGCCAACCGACAGGCCCGCACCGCCGGCGGCCAGGCTGTCGGCGATCATGGTCAAAAAGCCGCGTGTGGAGTCGGTCTTGGGGCCGCCGGCGATGACCACCGGCACGCAGCAGCCGCCCACCACCTTGGCGAAGCTGTCCGGGTCGCCGGTGTAGGGCACCTTGACGATGTCCGCGCCAAGTTCGTTGCCGACCCGGGCGCAGTGGGCCACCACGTCGGCGTCGAACTCGTTGGAAATCTTGGGGCCGCGGGCGTACATCATGGCCAGCACCGGGATGCCCCAGGACACGGCCGCCTCGGTGACGCGGCCCATGTCGTCGAGCATCCTGGATTCGGCGGCGTCGCCGAGATTGACGTGGACCGACACGGCGTCGGCGCCCAGGCGCATGGCTTCCTCCACGGTGCACACCAGGGTCTTGGCGTTGGGAAAGGGAGACAGGCTGGTGCTGGCCGAAAGGTGGATGATAAGGCCCACGTCGCGGCCGCGCGCCCGGTGGCCGCAGCGCACAACACCCTTGTGCATGAGCACGGCGTTGGCCCCGCCGGCCACGATGTTGGTGACGGCGTCGCGCATGTCGGCGATGCCCTCAATGGGACCGACGGAGACGCCGTGATCCAGCGGCACGATGATGGTGCGGCCGGTGTCGCGGTTGACGATGCGTTCCAGACGAATGGATTTGCCGATGGTCATGGTCGATCTCCTTGGCGGTTTTTCGCCTGGGACCCGGCCCCGGTCGGCTCATGAAAAAAGGGCCGCCGGGCAATCTGCCCGCGGCCCTTGTCGGCGGTGTTTTCGGGAGCGGCCTTTAGTCGGCCGCGCCACCCGCCAAGCCGCGAGCGCGAAGGCCGTAATAATAATACGGTCCGAAGGAAACGGTGCGCAGGGCGGTCTGACGAGCGTTCATGGCGGTATAAGTGCCCCAATCCGGCCGGCCCGTCAAGAGCCGGAGTAACCGGACGGCGGCAGGATTTCTGGCGGGGCCGGGGCGACCAAGCCCTCGTTCAAGATCCGTTGGGCATCTTCCTGGGGGTCGGCTCCGGGCGTCATGATGTTGTTGCCGGAGATGCCCGGGGCGACCTGCCAGCCCTTTTGCCAGTGGCCGGACTGGCTCGGGTAGTAGCGGGCGGCGTCGCAGCGGCCCTGGCAGGCCGGGCAGGATTGGTTGCACCACTGGGACGGCGAGAAGTCGGCGGCCTGGCCGGTGTCGATGACGCAGACCTCGCGGCCGGCGGCATCCACGCAGGTAAACAGTCCGTAGGCCTGGGCCTGTCCGGTCAGACAGCAGACAAAGGCGGCAATGGCCAGCAAACGCGTACACAAAAGCATGGCTCCCTCCTCCTTGGCCTTTCGGCGCAGCCCCGGCTGCCCCAAAGAACCCTATGTCGCCGCGTCACCACTCCCCTTACCCTTAACTGGGGGGTCCGGGGGCCTCAGGCCCCCGGCCGCCGGAGGCATCTTCCTCTTTTTCTTGCTTTTCTTGTTACGTCAACCGTTCGATGTCCGCGCCGACGTTTTGCAGTTTCACTTCCATGGCTTCGTAGCCCCGGTCGAGGTGGTAGACGCGCTGGATGAGCGTCTCGCCCTTGGCGGCCAGGCCGGCCAGCACCAGCGAGGCGCTGGCCCGCAGATCGGAAGCCATGACCGGCGCGCCGGTGAGCGTGCCGACGCCCCGGATAAAGGCGGTCTGGGACGAGATGCGGATCTGCGCGCCCAGGCGCACCAGTTCCTGGACGTGCATGAAGCGGTTTTCGAAAATGGTTTCGCGGATGGAGCTTGAGCCCACGGCCACGCACATAAGGGCCATGATTTGCGCCTGCACGTCGGTGGGGAAGCCCGGGTAGACCTGGGTGGCCACGTCGACGCCCACGAGCTGACCCTGGCGGCGCACGGCCACGCCGGCGTTGGTGGCTTCGATGACCACGCCCATTTCGCGCAGTTTGGAGACCACCGCGTCGAGTTCCATGAACGGGCAGCATTCCAGGTGCAGCTCGCCGCCGGTGATGGCGGCGGCGATCATGTAGGTGGCGGCCTCGATGCGGTCGGGCATGACGGAATAGCGGCCACCGCCGAGGCTTGGGACACCTTCAATGGTGATGACCGAGGTGCCGTGGCCGGTAATTTTCGCGCCCATGGCGTTGAGGAAGTCGGCCAGATCGGCCACTTCGGGTTCGCGGGCGGCGTTTTCGAGGATGGTGGTGCCTTCGGCCAGGCTGGCGGCCATGAGCAGGTTTTCCGTGCCGCCGACGGTGGGGAAGTCGAAGACGATGTGCGCGCCGGTGAGCCGGTCGCAGCGGCCTTCGATGTAGCCGGCCTCCAGGGTGAAGGTAGCGCCCATTTTTTCCAGCGCCGTGAGGTGCAGGTTGACGGGCCGCGCGCCGATGGCGCAGCCGCCGGGCAGGGCCACCCGGGCGCGGCCGGTGCGGGCGAGCAGGGGGCCAAGGACCAGCACCGAGGCGCGCATGGTGCGCACGAGGTCGTAGGGGGCCTCGGGATTGAGGTTCGCGGCCGGCTCCATGGTCACGGTGTTGCCTTCAAAGGTCGAAGGGCAGCCGAGGATTTCGTTGAGCTTGAGTGTGGTATGGATGTCGCGCAGGCGCGGGACGTTATCGACGACGGTTTTTTCGGTCAGAAGCGGCGCGGCCAGCAGAATGGGCAGGGCGGCGTTTTTCGAGCCGCTGACCCGGATGGGGCCGTTAAGGGGCTTGCCGCCCCGAATGAGCAGTTTATCCATGAACGAGGTCCTTGGGGGGTTGGTGGGATGCGGCGAGAAACGACGGGCCGCCCGAGAGAAGACGATAGCGCGGCGGGTCCTTTTGGGCAAGAGAAGGAAAAAACTGTTGACACCGGGCCGGGGGTTGGGTAGATAACTTCTCCTTCGTCCATGGTGGCTGTAGCTCAGTTGGTAGAGTCCCAGGTTGTGGCCCTGGTTGTCGTGGGTTCGAGCCCCATCAGTCACCCCAGCAATTTTCCTTGAAAAGGCCCGGTTAACTACCGGGCCTTTTTGTTTTTTCGGGCCAGCGCAGCGGCGAGACAAACAAAAGCCCCGGACGGGCCGGGGCTTTTGTTGTCGGGAGCGGGAATAAGGGCCGCTAGCGCAGCACCTTCTTGACCACGGCCAGGAGCTGGTCCGGGGTGAAGGGTTTGACGATCCAGCCCGTGGCCCCGGCGGACTTGCCTTCGGCCTTTTTGCCGGCCTGGGATTCCGTGGTCAGCATGACCACCGGAATGAATTTGTAGGCGGCCTGGGCCCGGATGCCCTTGATCAGGCCAATGCCGTCAAGATTGGGCATGTTGAGATCGGTGATCACCATGTCGATCGTGCCGGACATCTTGGAAAGCGCGTCCTTGCCGTCCGAGGCTTCGATGACGTCGTAGCCTTCCTTTTTGAGCGTCATGGCGACCATCTGTCTGACGCTGGCCGAATCGTCCACGGTCATGATGCGTTTGGCCATCTTAATCCTCGTCGGAGAAGAAGTTTGCGAGTTTGGGCGTGCGGGCAAAACCCGAAACGCGCGCGGCGGCCAGGGCAGCCGGGGAAATCGTCCCGT is from Solidesulfovibrio magneticus RS-1 and encodes:
- the murA gene encoding UDP-N-acetylglucosamine 1-carboxyvinyltransferase, which codes for MDKLLIRGGKPLNGPIRVSGSKNAALPILLAAPLLTEKTVVDNVPRLRDIHTTLKLNEILGCPSTFEGNTVTMEPAANLNPEAPYDLVRTMRASVLVLGPLLARTGRARVALPGGCAIGARPVNLHLTALEKMGATFTLEAGYIEGRCDRLTGAHIVFDFPTVGGTENLLMAASLAEGTTILENAAREPEVADLADFLNAMGAKITGHGTSVITIEGVPSLGGGRYSVMPDRIEAATYMIAAAITGGELHLECCPFMELDAVVSKLREMGVVIEATNAGVAVRRQGQLVGVDVATQVYPGFPTDVQAQIMALMCVAVGSSSIRETIFENRFMHVQELVRLGAQIRISSQTAFIRGVGTLTGAPVMASDLRASASLVLAGLAAKGETLIQRVYHLDRGYEAMEVKLQNVGADIERLT
- a CDS encoding response regulator; the protein is MAKRIMTVDDSASVRQMVAMTLKKEGYDVIEASDGKDALSKMSGTIDMVITDLNMPNLDGIGLIKGIRAQAAYKFIPVVMLTTESQAGKKAEGKSAGATGWIVKPFTPDQLLAVVKKVLR